The sequence below is a genomic window from Theobroma cacao cultivar B97-61/B2 chromosome 6, Criollo_cocoa_genome_V2, whole genome shotgun sequence.
AATACCTCCAAGCGGGGCGTGAGAAGTTATCCTTTCTATGATCATACCCAACTGGTCGTCACTACATAATTTAATTAGCTCTGCAAAGACATTATGTCCATGTTGGTTAATCATCAGCTCGAACATGAAGTCAATGACGCCTTCAAAGATCTTATTGGTAATCCTCGGTTCCTTCAAAGATAACAGATCCTTGATAATGTCTGAGCCATCCTGAGTCAAGGCATTCTCAATAATGATTGTGTTCATCTGTGGCAAGTGAGCATGATCTAGGCTTTGTTGAAACCAAAAACCACCGGGATTCCCAGCAGGTCTGCCATTGTCAAAACCATAGCTCACATTACTTCCACCCTCTGCGATTGGCTCATGTTGAAAACTAGTTGGAGAAGTTTGACGAGCAAGACCAGAGAACAAGTTgaaatcattgttaaataagGAATCTCTCCCTACTGATGTCCGATCCGTGGTCATGGTCTCCCCTGACCGGTttcctaaaaaattaaaccatCGATTGTCATCCTCTATAAACATATAAGAACTTCCATGGCaaaaaaaaccataaataTGTCCAtgcaaaatcaaaagaaactGGAAAACTCACCGTTGGAAGTAGAACTATAACCATTAAGCATAGCTCTTGCAAAAGATTGATTGGAAGGCAAACGAAGAGCATTGTTGCCCGGATAAACACAAGCGCTATCGTTCTCAACCCCTGGATTCAAGCGAAGATTTTgaagagaaagggagagatTATTGTCGGGTGAATTTGAACGCAAAGAAGCCTTCAAATTCTGGCTatcagaagaagaagaaacagtGTTCTCCATGGTGAATCTTCAAAGGAAACAAAGAACTTGAAGtaatcaagattcaagaacGTTTGGCTATTACggtctatatatatataaattttagtaTTAGTGTTTCACTATGTCTAGGAATTCGGGTTTAGAAGTAAACAGCAGTTTATTTTAGAAGGTGAATTCTTGTAGGAATAGGAATATGGTAACTAACGAGCAAGAAACCAAGAAAAGCAAAGACTTTATTTCATAGTCGAAGTTTGATTCTTGAAACCCAAGTTTTTTATAGAATCAATGTTTCCTGAACCACAGCGGAGATAAGTTACAGAGGTGGAGGGAGAACTCAAAGAGCAAAAGTTGGTTCATGAGTTTCTTCAAGTTCAGTTCAATGCCCGACGGTGAATCTCTTCTTCCCCTCGTTTCTTATTGTGTCGATAGTGTTCAAGACGCCATTAATCTTCTCATACAAAGCTCaattttttggaattttaaatttaatgttccttcttttgattttgatggtcattagttgtttttattctcttaaaatacaaaagaaaataaacttgGTCTATGTACAACCAGAGCCTGATCCAAGTGAAGGAAGCGAGAGAGGTGATAGTAAAATTaccaataaataaaaagtcaGGTACAAATTTTGGAGGGCAGGGGGATTGGAAAACAGttaaaagatgaagaaaaaatgtACAAATTCTATATTGTTGCTCAAGAAATAGGATTTGCAGAGAGGGAGCAAaacatcatatatatatattgctttCACCCCTCTCTTGAAATGTAAAAATCTAGTCCCATCAGATGGCTCTTCTCATCATCATGCAATTCTAATTCTGAATATCCCTGACCCTCTTTTCCAGCGAGTTTTCGACATCTGTGATGCTCCTCTCTGCTATTGCAATCATCTTTGTTCTCCAATCTGCAATCTCGTAGGATAACAAGGTTTAGTTCAAATCCTGTATAGTAAAGTTATCATGCATTGTTAGTTAAGATTTGTTCTCTGAATTATAACTAAAGAGACAATAAGCATGAGACccgaaaaggaaaattaaatgATAGCTAACCCAGTTCCTTAAGCCATGATTGCTAACAACTTTAAGTTCATACAAAAGTTCAATCTATTTCAGACACATTACATAAAAAAGGTACAGATAGAAAGTTTTGATGTCACCACTTGGATATGCAATGCAACAACACAACAATATCAACTATATGAAAGAGACCGAAAGAATAAACTCAGTGTAATAAACTTACAAATCTTCATTTGAAAGAATCTGGGGAGGAGCCAAACAAATTTCACCTTTGTATATGATTGATTAAAAAATGGCTGTCTGTCTTCAGTCGTACAACAGAGATGTTCACCCTAAACATAATACCAAAAACTTGTGATTATCGTGTAATTCTTCTTGTTGAACCTACTAAATAGCATCATAAAAACAACTAATATTAGTTTATCAGATATGCCACcaaaaattattgtttctgAAAATCATCATCTTCAACTCTAATATTGTTAAGCTGTTTGAACTTTCACACATTATGACTTATCAAATGAGTTTCTCCCGACAGCAGACTCTTTTCCACTACATTTAAGATTGCATAATGAAGTTCAAAATCATGGACAGCATAAACTTTTAGCACAGTTACATTAAAGATTGCCTATCTTACCTTCTGTTATGCTTTGATGGCTTTGGCTAACAGTCTCTTGCGCAGCAGGATTTAGTGCCCGAGCAAGACGTTTAACACGATTTAGTCGCAATCCTCTTGATACTAAACCTGAACAATGAtctttgatatataaatttctAATTTGAAATGGGGTAGTTGATGTATAAACGGTTCCAGAGGTAcattatcaaataattaacattTATCTCTATCCATTATAATACTAAGATGACTTATTAAACTTACAATCAGAAGCTCCATTTTCCCTCATCATTCCACCCACTGCAACCCCATCACCAACAGGATCATTCATTGCTCGTGCCAGATGTTTTATGCGATTCAAACGTACCTTTCCAGGTAAAATAGCTAACTTGTGAGCCGGGATTTCCAAACCTGTTAAAAAGGAGCTAGTAAGAACATAAGACACAGTTTATCCTTCAAGACATCACaaagattaattatttaattgttaagtGATGGGAACTGACTCTGGCAGCTTCTTGTGTCCGGCATTGGTCTTTCTTGTCCATGGT
It includes:
- the LOC18597302 gene encoding uncharacterized protein LOC18597302 isoform X1, coding for MMMEGLESGSELRKELERERRRIRDRQRRQSMSLEEREKHLARRRRNYQLRRQRAETARLNPAPPIQLQQTSISSVQLSLSNAATCVSDVSPHFDDAAAAAAGLVGSNHGQERPMPDTRSCQSLEIPAHKLAILPGKVRLNRIKHLARAMNDPVGDGVAVGGMMRENGASDCLVSRGLRLNRVKRLARALNPAAQETVSQSHQSITEVGSTRRITR